Proteins encoded by one window of Polyodon spathula isolate WHYD16114869_AA chromosome 16, ASM1765450v1, whole genome shotgun sequence:
- the LOC121328583 gene encoding cyclin-dependent kinase 11B-like isoform X3 produces MGTGKVSAELVLMGDEKDTWKVKTLDEILQEKKRRREQEEKTDPKRPKTTDERDSKRDTLEEGELQDHKMEITIRNSPYVREESTEDRGEEDDSLAIKPPQQIPRKEKSHHRKEDRRKEKRRHRSNSAEGAVKHARPKDKEKEKERENERRKRQREEQDKARREWERQKRREQARINSRRERRDPVKLPPSSPVLRDRLEQLERQRERERKLREQQQKEQREQVERERRAEERRKEREARREASHHRGPKDEYGEKGKQSHRSRSPSRQHRERQDLGEGSRMAAVREEKQEDRDLLSDLQDVSESERKTSTAESSTGSGTGSEEEEDTSSESEGEGEGEGGESATNSEDGSEQTADEVSEVEQTEEEYEEERENGIHIPVVTESRFDRDTEESLEEEEEEEEDEEEEEEEEGEEAEPSLHSHSCSNTPEGNYIPESPPMSPVDLKKELPKYLPALQGCRSVEEFQCLNRIEEGTYGVVYRAKDKKTDEIVALKRLKMEKEKEGFPITSLREINTILKAQHPNIVTVREIVVGSNMDKIYIVMNYVEHDLKSLMETMKQPFLPGEVKTLMIQLLRGTRHLHDNWILHRDLKTSNLLLSHKGILKIGDFGLAREYGSPLKPYTPVVVTLWYRAPELLLGAKEYSTAIDLWSVGCIFGELLTQKPLFPGKSEIDQINKIFKDLGSPSEKIWPGYNEMPAVKKMTFTEYPYNNLRKRFGALLSDQGFDLMNKRFLTYCPSKRITAEEALKHEYFRESPLPIEPAMFPTWPAKSEQQRVKRGTSPRPPEGGLGYSQLGDDDLKDTGFHLTTTNQGASAAGPGFSLKF; encoded by the exons ATGGGTACTGGGAAGG tttctgctgAGCTAGTGCTGATGGGGGACGAAAAGGACACTTGGAAAGTTAAAACGCTGGATGAAATCCTCCAAGAAAAGAAACGTAGACGAGAGCAAGAAGAAAAGACAGATCCCAAACGGCCGAAAACT ACGGATGAGCGGGATTCTAAGCGAGATACATTGGAGGAAGGCGAGCTTCAGGACCACAAGATGGAAATAACAATCCGTAACTCCCCATACGTGCGAGAAGAGTCTACCGAAGACAG AGGGGAAGAAGATGATTCCCTGGCAATTAAACCACCACAGCAAATACCAAGAAAAGAGAAATCTCATCACAGGAAAGAGGACAGAAGAAAGGAGAAGAGGCGGCACCGCAGTAATTCCGCTGAAGGAG ctgtGAAACATGCCCGGCCAAAGGATAAAGaaaaagagaaggagagagaaaaTGAACGAAGGAAGAGGCAACGCGAAGAGCAGGACAAGGCGAggagggaatgggagaggcagaAGCGGAGAGAGCAGGCTAGGATAAACTCTAGGAGAGAGAG GAGAGATCCTGTTAAGCTCCCGCCCTCTTCCCCTGTTTTAAGGGACCGCCTGGAGCAGCTGGAGCGgcagagggagcgagagagaaagcTGAGGGAGCAGCAGCAGAAAGAGCAGAGGGAGCAAGTGGAGCGTGAGAGGAGGGCCGAGGAGAGACGCAAGGAGCGCGAGGCCAGGAGAGAAG CGTCCCATCACAGGGGCCCTAAGGATGAGTATGGGGAGAAAGGGAAGCAGAGTCACCGGAGCCGTAGCCCAAGCCGGCAGCACCGTGAGAGGCAGGACCTGGGAGAGGGCAGCAGGATGG CAGCAGTGAGAGAGGAGAAGCAGGAGGACAGGGACCTGCTGTCTGATCTGCAGGATGTGAGTGAAAGCGAGAGAAAGACCAGCACAGCAGAATCATCCACAG GGTCAGGCACGGGTTCTGAAGAAGAGGAGGACACAAGTAGCGAGTCGGAGGgtgagggagaaggagagggaggagagtcTGCAACCAATTCAGAGGATGGGTCTGAACAGACTGCAG ATGAAGTAAGTGAAGTAGAGCAGACGGAGGAAGAATATGAGGAAGAGAGGGAGAACGGGATCCACATTCCAGTCG TGACAGAGTCGCGGTTTGACCGTGATACTGAGGAGAGtttggaggaagaggaggaggaggaggaggatgaggaggaagaggaggaggaggaaggagaggaggcaGAGCCCAGCCTCCACTCACACTCGTGCTCCAACACTCCTGAAGGGAACTATATCCCTGAATCTCCGCCCATGTCTCCTGTGGATCTGAAGAAAGAGCTACCCAAATACCTGCCTGCTCTTCAG GGCTGTCGCAGTGTGGAGGAATTCCAGTGTCTGAACCGAATTGAAGAGGGAACGTACGGTGTGGTGTACAGAGCCAAGGATAAAAAGACAG ATGAGATTGTGGCTCTAAAGCGATTGAAAATGGAGAAGGAAAAGGAAGGGTTTCCTATCACCTCTCTGAGAGAGATCAACACCATCCTAAAAGCTCAGCATCCCAACATTGTCACTGTTCGG GAAATAGTGGTTGGCAGCAACATGGACAAGATCTATATAGTTATGAATTACGTGGAGCATGACCTGAAGAGTTTGATGGAGACAATGAAGCAGCCATTCTTACCAG GTGAGGTAAAAACCTTGATGATTCAGCTCTTGCGTGGAACCAGACATCTTCATGACAACTGGATTCTTCACCGGGACCTTAAGACCTCCAACCTGCTTCTGAGCCACAAAGGGATATTGAAG aTTGGAGATTTTGGACTGGCTCGAGAGTACGGCTCTCCTCTGAAGCCCTACACCCCGGTGGTTGTGACGCTGTGGTACAGAGCACCCGAGCTGCTCCTGGGAGCCAAG gAATATTCAACTGCGATAGACTTGTGGTCAGTAGGATGTATATTTGGAGAACTTTTGACCCAGAAGCCACTTTTCCCGGGAAAATCCGAAATTGACCAGATTAACAAAATCTTCAAG GATTTGGGAAGCCCCAGTGAAAAGATCTGGCCTGGGTACAATGAGATGCCAGCGGTgaagaaaatgacatttacagAGTATCCATACAACAACCTCCGCAAGAGATTTGGGGCGCTGCTGTCTGACCAGGGATTCGACCTCATGAACAA GAGGTTCCTGACATACTGCCCAAGCAAGAGGATCACTGCAGAGGAGGCTCTGAAACACGAGTATTTCCGGGAATCTCCCCTGCCCATTGAACCAGCCATGTTCCCCACCTGGCCAGCCAAGAGCGAGCAGCAGAGGGTGAAACGAGGGACCAGTCCACGGCCGCCCGAGGGGGGGCTGGGCTACAGCCAACTG GGGGATGATGATTTGAAAGATACAGGTTTCCACCTGACCACCACAAATCAGGGGGCCTCTGCTGCCGGTCCCGGCTTCAGCCTCAAGTTTTGA
- the LOC121328583 gene encoding cyclin-dependent kinase 11B-like isoform X1 has protein sequence MGTGKVSAELVLMGDEKDTWKVKTLDEILQEKKRRREQEEKTDPKRPKTTDERDSKRDTLEEGELQDHKMEITIRNSPYVREESTEDRGEEDDSLAIKPPQQIPRKEKSHHRKEDRRKEKRRHRSNSAEGAVKHARPKDKEKEKERENERRKRQREEQDKARREWERQKRREQARINSRRERRDPVKLPPSSPVLRDRLEQLERQRERERKLREQQQKEQREQVERERRAEERRKEREARREAASHHRGPKDEYGEKGKQSHRSRSPSRQHRERQDLGEGSRMAAVREEKQEDRDLLSDLQDVSESERKTSTAESSTGSGTGSEEEEDTSSESEGEGEGEGGESATNSEDGSEQTADEVSEVEQTEEEYEEERENGIHIPVVTESRFDRDTEESLEEEEEEEEDEEEEEEEEGEEAEPSLHSHSCSNTPEGNYIPESPPMSPVDLKKELPKYLPALQGCRSVEEFQCLNRIEEGTYGVVYRAKDKKTDEIVALKRLKMEKEKEGFPITSLREINTILKAQHPNIVTVREIVVGSNMDKIYIVMNYVEHDLKSLMETMKQPFLPGEVKTLMIQLLRGTRHLHDNWILHRDLKTSNLLLSHKGILKIGDFGLAREYGSPLKPYTPVVVTLWYRAPELLLGAKEYSTAIDLWSVGCIFGELLTQKPLFPGKSEIDQINKIFKDLGSPSEKIWPGYNEMPAVKKMTFTEYPYNNLRKRFGALLSDQGFDLMNKRFLTYCPSKRITAEEALKHEYFRESPLPIEPAMFPTWPAKSEQQRVKRGTSPRPPEGGLGYSQLGDDDLKDTGFHLTTTNQGASAAGPGFSLKF, from the exons ATGGGTACTGGGAAGG tttctgctgAGCTAGTGCTGATGGGGGACGAAAAGGACACTTGGAAAGTTAAAACGCTGGATGAAATCCTCCAAGAAAAGAAACGTAGACGAGAGCAAGAAGAAAAGACAGATCCCAAACGGCCGAAAACT ACGGATGAGCGGGATTCTAAGCGAGATACATTGGAGGAAGGCGAGCTTCAGGACCACAAGATGGAAATAACAATCCGTAACTCCCCATACGTGCGAGAAGAGTCTACCGAAGACAG AGGGGAAGAAGATGATTCCCTGGCAATTAAACCACCACAGCAAATACCAAGAAAAGAGAAATCTCATCACAGGAAAGAGGACAGAAGAAAGGAGAAGAGGCGGCACCGCAGTAATTCCGCTGAAGGAG ctgtGAAACATGCCCGGCCAAAGGATAAAGaaaaagagaaggagagagaaaaTGAACGAAGGAAGAGGCAACGCGAAGAGCAGGACAAGGCGAggagggaatgggagaggcagaAGCGGAGAGAGCAGGCTAGGATAAACTCTAGGAGAGAGAG GAGAGATCCTGTTAAGCTCCCGCCCTCTTCCCCTGTTTTAAGGGACCGCCTGGAGCAGCTGGAGCGgcagagggagcgagagagaaagcTGAGGGAGCAGCAGCAGAAAGAGCAGAGGGAGCAAGTGGAGCGTGAGAGGAGGGCCGAGGAGAGACGCAAGGAGCGCGAGGCCAGGAGAGAAG CAGCGTCCCATCACAGGGGCCCTAAGGATGAGTATGGGGAGAAAGGGAAGCAGAGTCACCGGAGCCGTAGCCCAAGCCGGCAGCACCGTGAGAGGCAGGACCTGGGAGAGGGCAGCAGGATGG CAGCAGTGAGAGAGGAGAAGCAGGAGGACAGGGACCTGCTGTCTGATCTGCAGGATGTGAGTGAAAGCGAGAGAAAGACCAGCACAGCAGAATCATCCACAG GGTCAGGCACGGGTTCTGAAGAAGAGGAGGACACAAGTAGCGAGTCGGAGGgtgagggagaaggagagggaggagagtcTGCAACCAATTCAGAGGATGGGTCTGAACAGACTGCAG ATGAAGTAAGTGAAGTAGAGCAGACGGAGGAAGAATATGAGGAAGAGAGGGAGAACGGGATCCACATTCCAGTCG TGACAGAGTCGCGGTTTGACCGTGATACTGAGGAGAGtttggaggaagaggaggaggaggaggaggatgaggaggaagaggaggaggaggaaggagaggaggcaGAGCCCAGCCTCCACTCACACTCGTGCTCCAACACTCCTGAAGGGAACTATATCCCTGAATCTCCGCCCATGTCTCCTGTGGATCTGAAGAAAGAGCTACCCAAATACCTGCCTGCTCTTCAG GGCTGTCGCAGTGTGGAGGAATTCCAGTGTCTGAACCGAATTGAAGAGGGAACGTACGGTGTGGTGTACAGAGCCAAGGATAAAAAGACAG ATGAGATTGTGGCTCTAAAGCGATTGAAAATGGAGAAGGAAAAGGAAGGGTTTCCTATCACCTCTCTGAGAGAGATCAACACCATCCTAAAAGCTCAGCATCCCAACATTGTCACTGTTCGG GAAATAGTGGTTGGCAGCAACATGGACAAGATCTATATAGTTATGAATTACGTGGAGCATGACCTGAAGAGTTTGATGGAGACAATGAAGCAGCCATTCTTACCAG GTGAGGTAAAAACCTTGATGATTCAGCTCTTGCGTGGAACCAGACATCTTCATGACAACTGGATTCTTCACCGGGACCTTAAGACCTCCAACCTGCTTCTGAGCCACAAAGGGATATTGAAG aTTGGAGATTTTGGACTGGCTCGAGAGTACGGCTCTCCTCTGAAGCCCTACACCCCGGTGGTTGTGACGCTGTGGTACAGAGCACCCGAGCTGCTCCTGGGAGCCAAG gAATATTCAACTGCGATAGACTTGTGGTCAGTAGGATGTATATTTGGAGAACTTTTGACCCAGAAGCCACTTTTCCCGGGAAAATCCGAAATTGACCAGATTAACAAAATCTTCAAG GATTTGGGAAGCCCCAGTGAAAAGATCTGGCCTGGGTACAATGAGATGCCAGCGGTgaagaaaatgacatttacagAGTATCCATACAACAACCTCCGCAAGAGATTTGGGGCGCTGCTGTCTGACCAGGGATTCGACCTCATGAACAA GAGGTTCCTGACATACTGCCCAAGCAAGAGGATCACTGCAGAGGAGGCTCTGAAACACGAGTATTTCCGGGAATCTCCCCTGCCCATTGAACCAGCCATGTTCCCCACCTGGCCAGCCAAGAGCGAGCAGCAGAGGGTGAAACGAGGGACCAGTCCACGGCCGCCCGAGGGGGGGCTGGGCTACAGCCAACTG GGGGATGATGATTTGAAAGATACAGGTTTCCACCTGACCACCACAAATCAGGGGGCCTCTGCTGCCGGTCCCGGCTTCAGCCTCAAGTTTTGA
- the LOC121328583 gene encoding cyclin-dependent kinase 11B-like isoform X2, with protein sequence MGTGKVSAELVLMGDEKDTWKVKTLDEILQEKKRRREQEEKTDPKRPKTTDERDSKRDTLEEGELQDHKMEITIRNSPYVREESTEDRGEEDDSLAIKPPQQIPRKEKSHHRKEDRRKEKRRHRSNSAEGAVKHARPKDKEKEKERENERRKRQREEQDKARREWERQKRREQARINSRRERRDPVKLPPSSPVLRDRLEQLERQRERERKLREQQQKEQREQVERERRAEERRKEREARREAASHHRGPKDEYGEKGKQSHRSRSPSRQHRERQDLGEGSRMAAVREEKQEDRDLLSDLQDVSESERKTSTAESSTGSGTGSEEEEDTSSESEGEGEGEGGESATNSEDGSEQTADEVSEVEQTEEEYEEERENGIHIPVVTESRFDRDTEESLEEEEEEEEDEEEEEEEEGEEAEPSLHSHSCSNTPEGNYIPESPPMSPVDLKKELPKYLPALQGCRSVEEFQCLNRIEEGTYGVVYRAKDKKTDEIVALKRLKMEKEKEGFPITSLREINTILKAQHPNIVTVREIVVGSNMDKIYIVMNYVEHDLKSLMETMKQPFLPGEVKTLMIQLLRGTRHLHDNWILHRDLKTSNLLLSHKGILKIGDFGLAREYGSPLKPYTPVVVTLWYRAPELLLGAKEYSTAIDLWSVGCIFGELLTQKPLFPGKSEIDQINKIFKDLGSPSEKIWPGYNEMPAVKKMTFTEYPYNNLRKRFGALLSDQGFDLMNKFLTYCPSKRITAEEALKHEYFRESPLPIEPAMFPTWPAKSEQQRVKRGTSPRPPEGGLGYSQLGDDDLKDTGFHLTTTNQGASAAGPGFSLKF encoded by the exons ATGGGTACTGGGAAGG tttctgctgAGCTAGTGCTGATGGGGGACGAAAAGGACACTTGGAAAGTTAAAACGCTGGATGAAATCCTCCAAGAAAAGAAACGTAGACGAGAGCAAGAAGAAAAGACAGATCCCAAACGGCCGAAAACT ACGGATGAGCGGGATTCTAAGCGAGATACATTGGAGGAAGGCGAGCTTCAGGACCACAAGATGGAAATAACAATCCGTAACTCCCCATACGTGCGAGAAGAGTCTACCGAAGACAG AGGGGAAGAAGATGATTCCCTGGCAATTAAACCACCACAGCAAATACCAAGAAAAGAGAAATCTCATCACAGGAAAGAGGACAGAAGAAAGGAGAAGAGGCGGCACCGCAGTAATTCCGCTGAAGGAG ctgtGAAACATGCCCGGCCAAAGGATAAAGaaaaagagaaggagagagaaaaTGAACGAAGGAAGAGGCAACGCGAAGAGCAGGACAAGGCGAggagggaatgggagaggcagaAGCGGAGAGAGCAGGCTAGGATAAACTCTAGGAGAGAGAG GAGAGATCCTGTTAAGCTCCCGCCCTCTTCCCCTGTTTTAAGGGACCGCCTGGAGCAGCTGGAGCGgcagagggagcgagagagaaagcTGAGGGAGCAGCAGCAGAAAGAGCAGAGGGAGCAAGTGGAGCGTGAGAGGAGGGCCGAGGAGAGACGCAAGGAGCGCGAGGCCAGGAGAGAAG CAGCGTCCCATCACAGGGGCCCTAAGGATGAGTATGGGGAGAAAGGGAAGCAGAGTCACCGGAGCCGTAGCCCAAGCCGGCAGCACCGTGAGAGGCAGGACCTGGGAGAGGGCAGCAGGATGG CAGCAGTGAGAGAGGAGAAGCAGGAGGACAGGGACCTGCTGTCTGATCTGCAGGATGTGAGTGAAAGCGAGAGAAAGACCAGCACAGCAGAATCATCCACAG GGTCAGGCACGGGTTCTGAAGAAGAGGAGGACACAAGTAGCGAGTCGGAGGgtgagggagaaggagagggaggagagtcTGCAACCAATTCAGAGGATGGGTCTGAACAGACTGCAG ATGAAGTAAGTGAAGTAGAGCAGACGGAGGAAGAATATGAGGAAGAGAGGGAGAACGGGATCCACATTCCAGTCG TGACAGAGTCGCGGTTTGACCGTGATACTGAGGAGAGtttggaggaagaggaggaggaggaggaggatgaggaggaagaggaggaggaggaaggagaggaggcaGAGCCCAGCCTCCACTCACACTCGTGCTCCAACACTCCTGAAGGGAACTATATCCCTGAATCTCCGCCCATGTCTCCTGTGGATCTGAAGAAAGAGCTACCCAAATACCTGCCTGCTCTTCAG GGCTGTCGCAGTGTGGAGGAATTCCAGTGTCTGAACCGAATTGAAGAGGGAACGTACGGTGTGGTGTACAGAGCCAAGGATAAAAAGACAG ATGAGATTGTGGCTCTAAAGCGATTGAAAATGGAGAAGGAAAAGGAAGGGTTTCCTATCACCTCTCTGAGAGAGATCAACACCATCCTAAAAGCTCAGCATCCCAACATTGTCACTGTTCGG GAAATAGTGGTTGGCAGCAACATGGACAAGATCTATATAGTTATGAATTACGTGGAGCATGACCTGAAGAGTTTGATGGAGACAATGAAGCAGCCATTCTTACCAG GTGAGGTAAAAACCTTGATGATTCAGCTCTTGCGTGGAACCAGACATCTTCATGACAACTGGATTCTTCACCGGGACCTTAAGACCTCCAACCTGCTTCTGAGCCACAAAGGGATATTGAAG aTTGGAGATTTTGGACTGGCTCGAGAGTACGGCTCTCCTCTGAAGCCCTACACCCCGGTGGTTGTGACGCTGTGGTACAGAGCACCCGAGCTGCTCCTGGGAGCCAAG gAATATTCAACTGCGATAGACTTGTGGTCAGTAGGATGTATATTTGGAGAACTTTTGACCCAGAAGCCACTTTTCCCGGGAAAATCCGAAATTGACCAGATTAACAAAATCTTCAAG GATTTGGGAAGCCCCAGTGAAAAGATCTGGCCTGGGTACAATGAGATGCCAGCGGTgaagaaaatgacatttacagAGTATCCATACAACAACCTCCGCAAGAGATTTGGGGCGCTGCTGTCTGACCAGGGATTCGACCTCATGAACAA GTTCCTGACATACTGCCCAAGCAAGAGGATCACTGCAGAGGAGGCTCTGAAACACGAGTATTTCCGGGAATCTCCCCTGCCCATTGAACCAGCCATGTTCCCCACCTGGCCAGCCAAGAGCGAGCAGCAGAGGGTGAAACGAGGGACCAGTCCACGGCCGCCCGAGGGGGGGCTGGGCTACAGCCAACTG GGGGATGATGATTTGAAAGATACAGGTTTCCACCTGACCACCACAAATCAGGGGGCCTCTGCTGCCGGTCCCGGCTTCAGCCTCAAGTTTTGA
- the LOC121328583 gene encoding cyclin-dependent kinase 11B-like isoform X7 — protein sequence MGTGKVSAELVLMGDEKDTWKVKTLDEILQEKKRRREQEEKTDPKRPKTTDERDSKRDTLEEGELQDHKMEITIRNSPYVREESTEDRGEEDDSLAIKPPQQIPRKEKSHHRKEDRRKEKRRHRSNSAEGAVKHARPKDKEKEKERENERRKRQREEQDKARREWERQKRREQARINSRRERDRLEQLERQRERERKLREQQQKEQREQVERERRAEERRKEREARREAASHHRGPKDEYGEKGKQSHRSRSPSRQHRERQDLGEGSRMAAVREEKQEDRDLLSDLQDVSESERKTSTAESSTGSGTGSEEEEDTSSESEGEGEGEGGESATNSEDGSEQTADEVSEVEQTEEEYEEERENGIHIPVVTESRFDRDTEESLEEEEEEEEDEEEEEEEEGEEAEPSLHSHSCSNTPEGNYIPESPPMSPVDLKKELPKYLPALQGCRSVEEFQCLNRIEEGTYGVVYRAKDKKTDEIVALKRLKMEKEKEGFPITSLREINTILKAQHPNIVTVREIVVGSNMDKIYIVMNYVEHDLKSLMETMKQPFLPGEVKTLMIQLLRGTRHLHDNWILHRDLKTSNLLLSHKGILKIGDFGLAREYGSPLKPYTPVVVTLWYRAPELLLGAKEYSTAIDLWSVGCIFGELLTQKPLFPGKSEIDQINKIFKDLGSPSEKIWPGYNEMPAVKKMTFTEYPYNNLRKRFGALLSDQGFDLMNKFLTYCPSKRITAEEALKHEYFRESPLPIEPAMFPTWPAKSEQQRVKRGTSPRPPEGGLGYSQLGDDDLKDTGFHLTTTNQGASAAGPGFSLKF from the exons ATGGGTACTGGGAAGG tttctgctgAGCTAGTGCTGATGGGGGACGAAAAGGACACTTGGAAAGTTAAAACGCTGGATGAAATCCTCCAAGAAAAGAAACGTAGACGAGAGCAAGAAGAAAAGACAGATCCCAAACGGCCGAAAACT ACGGATGAGCGGGATTCTAAGCGAGATACATTGGAGGAAGGCGAGCTTCAGGACCACAAGATGGAAATAACAATCCGTAACTCCCCATACGTGCGAGAAGAGTCTACCGAAGACAG AGGGGAAGAAGATGATTCCCTGGCAATTAAACCACCACAGCAAATACCAAGAAAAGAGAAATCTCATCACAGGAAAGAGGACAGAAGAAAGGAGAAGAGGCGGCACCGCAGTAATTCCGCTGAAGGAG ctgtGAAACATGCCCGGCCAAAGGATAAAGaaaaagagaaggagagagaaaaTGAACGAAGGAAGAGGCAACGCGAAGAGCAGGACAAGGCGAggagggaatgggagaggcagaAGCGGAGAGAGCAGGCTAGGATAAACTCTAGGAGAGAGAG GGACCGCCTGGAGCAGCTGGAGCGgcagagggagcgagagagaaagcTGAGGGAGCAGCAGCAGAAAGAGCAGAGGGAGCAAGTGGAGCGTGAGAGGAGGGCCGAGGAGAGACGCAAGGAGCGCGAGGCCAGGAGAGAAG CAGCGTCCCATCACAGGGGCCCTAAGGATGAGTATGGGGAGAAAGGGAAGCAGAGTCACCGGAGCCGTAGCCCAAGCCGGCAGCACCGTGAGAGGCAGGACCTGGGAGAGGGCAGCAGGATGG CAGCAGTGAGAGAGGAGAAGCAGGAGGACAGGGACCTGCTGTCTGATCTGCAGGATGTGAGTGAAAGCGAGAGAAAGACCAGCACAGCAGAATCATCCACAG GGTCAGGCACGGGTTCTGAAGAAGAGGAGGACACAAGTAGCGAGTCGGAGGgtgagggagaaggagagggaggagagtcTGCAACCAATTCAGAGGATGGGTCTGAACAGACTGCAG ATGAAGTAAGTGAAGTAGAGCAGACGGAGGAAGAATATGAGGAAGAGAGGGAGAACGGGATCCACATTCCAGTCG TGACAGAGTCGCGGTTTGACCGTGATACTGAGGAGAGtttggaggaagaggaggaggaggaggaggatgaggaggaagaggaggaggaggaaggagaggaggcaGAGCCCAGCCTCCACTCACACTCGTGCTCCAACACTCCTGAAGGGAACTATATCCCTGAATCTCCGCCCATGTCTCCTGTGGATCTGAAGAAAGAGCTACCCAAATACCTGCCTGCTCTTCAG GGCTGTCGCAGTGTGGAGGAATTCCAGTGTCTGAACCGAATTGAAGAGGGAACGTACGGTGTGGTGTACAGAGCCAAGGATAAAAAGACAG ATGAGATTGTGGCTCTAAAGCGATTGAAAATGGAGAAGGAAAAGGAAGGGTTTCCTATCACCTCTCTGAGAGAGATCAACACCATCCTAAAAGCTCAGCATCCCAACATTGTCACTGTTCGG GAAATAGTGGTTGGCAGCAACATGGACAAGATCTATATAGTTATGAATTACGTGGAGCATGACCTGAAGAGTTTGATGGAGACAATGAAGCAGCCATTCTTACCAG GTGAGGTAAAAACCTTGATGATTCAGCTCTTGCGTGGAACCAGACATCTTCATGACAACTGGATTCTTCACCGGGACCTTAAGACCTCCAACCTGCTTCTGAGCCACAAAGGGATATTGAAG aTTGGAGATTTTGGACTGGCTCGAGAGTACGGCTCTCCTCTGAAGCCCTACACCCCGGTGGTTGTGACGCTGTGGTACAGAGCACCCGAGCTGCTCCTGGGAGCCAAG gAATATTCAACTGCGATAGACTTGTGGTCAGTAGGATGTATATTTGGAGAACTTTTGACCCAGAAGCCACTTTTCCCGGGAAAATCCGAAATTGACCAGATTAACAAAATCTTCAAG GATTTGGGAAGCCCCAGTGAAAAGATCTGGCCTGGGTACAATGAGATGCCAGCGGTgaagaaaatgacatttacagAGTATCCATACAACAACCTCCGCAAGAGATTTGGGGCGCTGCTGTCTGACCAGGGATTCGACCTCATGAACAA GTTCCTGACATACTGCCCAAGCAAGAGGATCACTGCAGAGGAGGCTCTGAAACACGAGTATTTCCGGGAATCTCCCCTGCCCATTGAACCAGCCATGTTCCCCACCTGGCCAGCCAAGAGCGAGCAGCAGAGGGTGAAACGAGGGACCAGTCCACGGCCGCCCGAGGGGGGGCTGGGCTACAGCCAACTG GGGGATGATGATTTGAAAGATACAGGTTTCCACCTGACCACCACAAATCAGGGGGCCTCTGCTGCCGGTCCCGGCTTCAGCCTCAAGTTTTGA